In Thiomonas arsenitoxydans, the genomic stretch AAATATCCTTGTCGGGATTTTCCGACTCGAGAAACAGCAATTGCGCCACGACCAGATTGGCCATCTGATCGTTGATGGGGCCGACCAGAAAAATCACCCGCTCGCGCAGCAGCCGCGAGTAAATGTCATAGGCGCGTTCACCGCGGCCGCTTTGCTCGATGACCATGGGCACCAGGCCCAGGTTTTGAATGTCAGTAGCGCTCATGGAAGAAAAAAACGTGAAGGTGGACACAGATTAGCACGCACTTTGCTCTACCGATGCCAGCGTGCGAGATTTCCGCACCGGGTTTGCGGTGGGCGCAACAGCGTCCTTAAAACACAAAAGCCGCTGCACGCCTGGGCGCACAGCGGCTCTCAAGGAAACGTAGGGCCGCCCCAAGTTTCCTTGACCCCTGCCTGCGGGGGCGGGCTGGGCGCAGCCCGGCCCTGGGGCGCTCATCAGTATGGCCAACGGGGTCAGTTCTGGCCCATCAGCTCATCGAAACCGAGCGATTTGTCCGTCGTCTGCGCCTGTGCGAACACGAAGTCGGTCACGTTGTTTTCCATGACGATGGCTTCGGCCTGCGCCATGCGCTCCTGATCGGCGTAGTACCAGCGCACCAGATCCTGCGGCTGTTCGTAACTGGCGGCGAGTTCTTCAACGTAGGCGCGCACCTGTTCGGGCTTGGCTTGCAGATCGTGTTGCTTGACCAGCTCGGAAACGATCAGGCCCAGACGCACGCGGCGTTCAGCCTGCTCCTTGAACAATTCGGGCGGCAGCGGAGCTTTGTCGGCATCTTTCATACCGCGCTCGGCCAGATCTTGACGGGCGCTGGCCATCAGCTCATTCACTTCGTTTTGCACCAGCGCACTGGGCAGATCGACCGCGACGGCTTTTTGCAGCAGATCCATGACGGCCAGCTTGTTGCGCTGCGTGAGACGCGATTTGACCTCGCGGCTCAGGTTACTGCGGATATCGTCGCGCAGATGCTGCACGTCGCCATCTTCAACGCCCAAGGCCCGGGCGAAATCGGCATCGACTTCCGGCAGCAGCGGCCATTCGACCTGGGTGACTTTCAGGGTGAATTGCGCCGTCTTACCGGCAACGGCGCGCCCCTGATAGTCCTCAGGGAAGTGCAGTTCGAAAATCTTGCTTTGCCCGGCTTGCAGCCCTTTGGTGGCGGCTTCGAACTCGGGCAGCATGCGGCCTTCGCCCTGAACGAAAGTGAAACCTTCGGCCTTGCCGCCTTCGAAAGCGGTGCCGTCGATGCGACCTTCAAAATCGACGGTGACGCGATCTCCGTCTTGCACTTCCAGCCCTTCGGACGTTTGACCGTTCGGCGCGGCTTCGCCACGCGTCACAAACTGGGTGCGCTGCTTGCGCAACACTTCGATGGTCTTGTCGATGGCGGCCTCGTCCACCTCGGCGGTCACGCGTTCGATAGCCTGGGTGGAGAGATCCGGGATCTGCACGTCGGGATAGACCTCGAACACAGCGTCGAACGCCACCACGTCCGCTTCGACCCCTTCGGTCTTGGGGCTGAATTCCGGCGCACCCGCCACGCGCAGACGGGCGCTGGTGGCGATGTCGTAAAACGCGTTGCCGATCTTGTCTTGCAGCACTTCCATCTCGACGGACGGCGCGTAGCGCTGCGTCACCATGGACATCGGCACTTTGCCCGGGCGGAAGCCGGGCAGGCGCAGCGTGCGGCTCAGATTCTTCAGGCGGGAATTGATTTCGTTCTGCACAGCGGCCTTGGGCACGGTCACGGTCACACGGCGCTGCAGTTTGTCCAGGGTTTCGACAGTCATGGGAAAGTCCAGTGTTCAAAAAAGGGATCAAAGACCGCCAAGCCTGCGCTTGCCGGTTGGTGCGAGGGGGGGGACTCGAACCCCCACGCCCGTGAAGGCGTCAGGACCTAAACCTGGTGCGTCTACCAATTTCGCCACCCTCGCGGGGTGATCTGTCGCCAAAAACTTTACGCTCGCGCCTTATGTTTCAACTCGGTCTCAACTGAGGCCCACCTCGGAAGGCGGCTATTCAGTGTGGCCTATTCACTGCGGCTTTGATTTTTGGGCAATCGGCTATTCTAGCTGCCTCCAGCCTGCCTGATGCAGCGCTCAACATGCACCCGCCTCAAATCCCTGATTCCTGCGCCAAACCGCCCCCCGGCTCGTCGACTTATTACGCGCTGCAACGCTGCCCGCCCGCGCGCCGTGCGGCGCTGACGCTGTTGCTGGACGTGCATGTGCGGGTGCGCAGCATCGTCACCACGGTCAGCGACCCGGGTGTCGCACAAGCCAAGCTGGCCTGGTGGCATGCGCAGATGCTGGCGCTCGATCAAGACCAGGCAGAGCACCCTTGCCTGCGTGCTCTCGGGAGATGTTTTCGGGATCAGGGTCTGCGGCCACAGGCGCTGCTCGGCCTGATCGAAAGCGTAGACATCGATCTACGACAGAACCGGTGGATGGATCGTGCCGCGCTCGTGCACTATTGCCGGGCGGGCAGTGGGCAGACGCTGCGCAATGCGGCAGCGCTGCTGGGGCTGACCGCGCGCCCCGCCCTGGACGCTGCGGAGGAACTGGGCGTGGCGCTGAAATTGACCAGCCACATCCGGCATCTGGGGCGTGATGTCGCGCAGGACCGGGTGTATCTGCCGCTCGATGCCCTGCAGCGGCATGGGGTCAAGGCGGTGGACTTGCAGCAGCGCGTGGTCAGCCCGCCCATTCGTGCCTTGCTGCAGGAACAAACCACACTGGCCCGCACGGCTTTGAGCACAGCTCGCGGCGCGCTCACACCCTACCCTGCCGCGCAGACCGCACCTCTACTGGCTCTTGGCGCCATATCGGAGGCGCTGCTGAGCGAAATCGAGCGGGCCGACTTTGCGGTACTGCACCAACGCATCAGCCTGACGCCATTGCGCAAGCTCTGGATCAGCCGCACCTGTACCTTACGGCGCAGGAGTTAGCCGTTCAAGCCCGCTCAAGTTCGGCACGCAAGG encodes the following:
- the tig gene encoding trigger factor; amino-acid sequence: MTVETLDKLQRRVTVTVPKAAVQNEINSRLKNLSRTLRLPGFRPGKVPMSMVTQRYAPSVEMEVLQDKIGNAFYDIATSARLRVAGAPEFSPKTEGVEADVVAFDAVFEVYPDVQIPDLSTQAIERVTAEVDEAAIDKTIEVLRKQRTQFVTRGEAAPNGQTSEGLEVQDGDRVTVDFEGRIDGTAFEGGKAEGFTFVQGEGRMLPEFEAATKGLQAGQSKIFELHFPEDYQGRAVAGKTAQFTLKVTQVEWPLLPEVDADFARALGVEDGDVQHLRDDIRSNLSREVKSRLTQRNKLAVMDLLQKAVAVDLPSALVQNEVNELMASARQDLAERGMKDADKAPLPPELFKEQAERRVRLGLIVSELVKQHDLQAKPEQVRAYVEELAASYEQPQDLVRWYYADQERMAQAEAIVMENNVTDFVFAQAQTTDKSLGFDELMGQN
- a CDS encoding squalene/phytoene synthase family protein; protein product: MHPPQIPDSCAKPPPGSSTYYALQRCPPARRAALTLLLDVHVRVRSIVTTVSDPGVAQAKLAWWHAQMLALDQDQAEHPCLRALGRCFRDQGLRPQALLGLIESVDIDLRQNRWMDRAALVHYCRAGSGQTLRNAAALLGLTARPALDAAEELGVALKLTSHIRHLGRDVAQDRVYLPLDALQRHGVKAVDLQQRVVSPPIRALLQEQTTLARTALSTARGALTPYPAAQTAPLLALGAISEALLSEIERADFAVLHQRISLTPLRKLWISRTCTLRRRS